In a genomic window of Spodoptera frugiperda isolate SF20-4 chromosome 18, AGI-APGP_CSIRO_Sfru_2.0, whole genome shotgun sequence:
- the LOC118281702 gene encoding uncharacterized protein LOC118281702 isoform X8, which yields MSNWARRMHRRAATLSNVVTSCGHPNSLPYPRRLEKVKFGVPLHEVCKDDIPGPLLVLILKLNKEAPLRRDVFRAPGHQGAMKKLIHFLQTGRLVNVDNYSVYTIASVLKKFLRKIPGGVFGRDGEMHLFTAVELPEEQQVDEIRRLLLSLPVCTQRLLVLLFGTFRVMASNADKAGTGMTSEALGVSVAPSFFHSCVSDGKTATMEDVQRFKAEVSVATRIMRQLIEQFSAGDLFGRDNYEYYARVTGRILRVKDEWICSFRDPPPPRHHRDQEAYARQLSLEAEKTWLQCECDRWGNKFNLEVDCLAGLSKSEECQSMPALAGGGSAGAAGGVLGIIPEHSLLDSCTRLSISLEESVFKVSVSSSSQSSRSNSSPHMTLEELRAINKYAESTKSLSYLPQRSLKDMFYKTK from the exons ATGAGTAATTGGGCTAGAAGGATGCATCGGCGAGCTGCTACATTGAGCAATGTGGTTACGTCTTGCGGGCATCCCAACTCTCTGCCGTATCCGAGAAGACTAGAAAAAGTCAAGTTCGGTGTTCCGCTACATGAAGTCTGCAAGGATGATATCCCTGGACCCCTGCTT GTGCTGATATTGAAGCTAAATAAAGAAGCGCCGTTGCGACGGGACGTGTTCCGCGCACCAGGTCATCAGGGTGCCATGAAGAAGCTTATACATTTCCTCCAGACAGGCCGACTGGTCAATGTGGACAATTATTCTGTCTATACTATTGCCAGTGTGCTCAAGAAGTTCCTCAG GAAAATCCCGGGTGGTGTGTTTGGCCGAGATGGAGAGATGCATCTGTTTACAGCAGTGGAGCTACCAGAGGAACAGCAGGTTGATGAAATACGCAG ACTGCTCCTGTCCCTGCCGGTGTGCACGCAAAGACTGCTGGTGCTACTCTTCGGCACGTTTCGGGTGATGGCATCCAACGCTGATAAAGCAG GTACAGGTATGACATCCGAAGCCCTGGGCGTGTCAGTGGCCCCATCATTTTTCCACTCTTGCGTGTCGGACGGCAAAACAGCCACAATGGAGGACGTTCAGAGATTCAAG GCTGAAGTTAGC GTGGCGACAAGGATCATGCGTCAGTTGATCGAGCAGTTCAGCGCGGGCGACCTGTTCGGCCGGGATAACTACGAGTACTACGCCCGGGTGACCGGCCGCATCCTCCGGGTGAAGGACGAGTGGATATGCTCCTTCAGGGACCCGCCGCCGCCCCGGCATCACCGCGACCAAGAGGCTTATGCTA GACAATTGTCTTTGGAGGCTGAGAAAACATGGTTGCAATGCGAATGCGATCGTTGGGGCaacaaatttaatttagaaG TTGATTGCCTCGCAGGGTTGTCGAAGTCTGAGGAGTGCCAGTCGATGCCGGCGCTGGCGGGAGGCGGGAgtgcgggcgcggcgggcggagTGCTCGGCATCATCCCTGAACATAGCCTGCTCGACTCCTGCACACGGCTCTCCATATCTCTTGAAGAAAGCGTCTTTAAA GTATCAGTGAGTTCGTCATCTCAATCATCGCGCAGCAACTCGAGTCCCCACATGACTCTCGAGGAGTTGCGAGCCATCAACAAGTACGCAGAGAGCACTAAAAGCCTCTCCTACCTACCCCAG CGCTCACTGAAGGACATGTTTTATAAGACTAAGTGA
- the LOC118281702 gene encoding uncharacterized protein LOC118281702 isoform X6, with protein MSNWARRMHRRAATLSNVVTSCGHPNSLPYPRRLEKVKFGVPLHEVCKDDIPGPLLVLILKLNKEAPLRRDVFRAPGHQGAMKKLIHFLQTGRLVNVDNYSVYTIASVLKKFLRKIPGGVFGRDGEMHLFTAVELPEEQQVDEIRRLLLSLPVCTQRLLVLLFGTFRVMASNADKAGTGMTSEALGVSVAPSFFHSCVSDGKTATMEDVQRFKVATRIMRQLIEQFSAGDLFGRDNYEYYARVTGRILRVKDEWICSFRDPPPPRHHRDQEAYARQLSLEAEKTWLQCECDRWGNKFNLEVDCLAGLSKSEECQSMPALAGGGSAGAAGGVLGIIPEHSLLDSCTRLSISLEESVFKVSVSSSSQSSRSNSSPHMTLEELRAINKYAESTKSLSYLPQVAASGAVRGGGLGARACRAARSHTPTLKSRSLSSLVK; from the exons ATGAGTAATTGGGCTAGAAGGATGCATCGGCGAGCTGCTACATTGAGCAATGTGGTTACGTCTTGCGGGCATCCCAACTCTCTGCCGTATCCGAGAAGACTAGAAAAAGTCAAGTTCGGTGTTCCGCTACATGAAGTCTGCAAGGATGATATCCCTGGACCCCTGCTT GTGCTGATATTGAAGCTAAATAAAGAAGCGCCGTTGCGACGGGACGTGTTCCGCGCACCAGGTCATCAGGGTGCCATGAAGAAGCTTATACATTTCCTCCAGACAGGCCGACTGGTCAATGTGGACAATTATTCTGTCTATACTATTGCCAGTGTGCTCAAGAAGTTCCTCAG GAAAATCCCGGGTGGTGTGTTTGGCCGAGATGGAGAGATGCATCTGTTTACAGCAGTGGAGCTACCAGAGGAACAGCAGGTTGATGAAATACGCAG ACTGCTCCTGTCCCTGCCGGTGTGCACGCAAAGACTGCTGGTGCTACTCTTCGGCACGTTTCGGGTGATGGCATCCAACGCTGATAAAGCAG GTACAGGTATGACATCCGAAGCCCTGGGCGTGTCAGTGGCCCCATCATTTTTCCACTCTTGCGTGTCGGACGGCAAAACAGCCACAATGGAGGACGTTCAGAGATTCAAG GTGGCGACAAGGATCATGCGTCAGTTGATCGAGCAGTTCAGCGCGGGCGACCTGTTCGGCCGGGATAACTACGAGTACTACGCCCGGGTGACCGGCCGCATCCTCCGGGTGAAGGACGAGTGGATATGCTCCTTCAGGGACCCGCCGCCGCCCCGGCATCACCGCGACCAAGAGGCTTATGCTA GACAATTGTCTTTGGAGGCTGAGAAAACATGGTTGCAATGCGAATGCGATCGTTGGGGCaacaaatttaatttagaaG TTGATTGCCTCGCAGGGTTGTCGAAGTCTGAGGAGTGCCAGTCGATGCCGGCGCTGGCGGGAGGCGGGAgtgcgggcgcggcgggcggagTGCTCGGCATCATCCCTGAACATAGCCTGCTCGACTCCTGCACACGGCTCTCCATATCTCTTGAAGAAAGCGTCTTTAAA GTATCAGTGAGTTCGTCATCTCAATCATCGCGCAGCAACTCGAGTCCCCACATGACTCTCGAGGAGTTGCGAGCCATCAACAAGTACGCAGAGAGCACTAAAAGCCTCTCCTACCTACCCCAG GTGGCGGCGAGCGGCGCAGTTCGCGGCGGCGGTCTCGGCGCTCGCGCGTGTCGTGCCGCGCGCTCACACACTCCGACACTGAAATCCCGCTCACTCTCCAGCCTCGTCAAGTGA
- the LOC118281702 gene encoding uncharacterized protein LOC118281702 isoform X1 has product MSNWARRMHRRAATLSNVVTSCGHPNSLPYPRRLEKVKFGVPLHEVCKDDIPGPLLVLILKLNKEAPLRRDVFRAPGHQGAMKKLIHFLQTGRLVNVDNYSVYTIASVLKKFLRKIPGGVFGRDGEMHLFTAVELPEEQQVDEIRRLLLSLPVCTQRLLVLLFGTFRVMASNADKAGTGMTSEALGVSVAPSFFHSCVSDGKTATMEDVQRFKAEVSVATRIMRQLIEQFSAGDLFGRDNYEYYARVTGRILRVKDEWICSFRDPPPPRHHRDQEAYARQLSLEAEKTWLQCECDRWGNKFNLEVDCLAGLSKSEECQSMPALAGGGSAGAAGGVLGIIPEHSLLDSCTRLSISLEESVFKVSVSSSSQSSRSNSSPHMTLEELRAINKYAESTKSLSYLPQVHERQRARMRTRSEWFLQPAASLDAARARAGTQSAPPGPGPGLAPGPDPGPAPACRHAPCGEARSESTALYVLVACLEFLF; this is encoded by the exons ATGAGTAATTGGGCTAGAAGGATGCATCGGCGAGCTGCTACATTGAGCAATGTGGTTACGTCTTGCGGGCATCCCAACTCTCTGCCGTATCCGAGAAGACTAGAAAAAGTCAAGTTCGGTGTTCCGCTACATGAAGTCTGCAAGGATGATATCCCTGGACCCCTGCTT GTGCTGATATTGAAGCTAAATAAAGAAGCGCCGTTGCGACGGGACGTGTTCCGCGCACCAGGTCATCAGGGTGCCATGAAGAAGCTTATACATTTCCTCCAGACAGGCCGACTGGTCAATGTGGACAATTATTCTGTCTATACTATTGCCAGTGTGCTCAAGAAGTTCCTCAG GAAAATCCCGGGTGGTGTGTTTGGCCGAGATGGAGAGATGCATCTGTTTACAGCAGTGGAGCTACCAGAGGAACAGCAGGTTGATGAAATACGCAG ACTGCTCCTGTCCCTGCCGGTGTGCACGCAAAGACTGCTGGTGCTACTCTTCGGCACGTTTCGGGTGATGGCATCCAACGCTGATAAAGCAG GTACAGGTATGACATCCGAAGCCCTGGGCGTGTCAGTGGCCCCATCATTTTTCCACTCTTGCGTGTCGGACGGCAAAACAGCCACAATGGAGGACGTTCAGAGATTCAAG GCTGAAGTTAGC GTGGCGACAAGGATCATGCGTCAGTTGATCGAGCAGTTCAGCGCGGGCGACCTGTTCGGCCGGGATAACTACGAGTACTACGCCCGGGTGACCGGCCGCATCCTCCGGGTGAAGGACGAGTGGATATGCTCCTTCAGGGACCCGCCGCCGCCCCGGCATCACCGCGACCAAGAGGCTTATGCTA GACAATTGTCTTTGGAGGCTGAGAAAACATGGTTGCAATGCGAATGCGATCGTTGGGGCaacaaatttaatttagaaG TTGATTGCCTCGCAGGGTTGTCGAAGTCTGAGGAGTGCCAGTCGATGCCGGCGCTGGCGGGAGGCGGGAgtgcgggcgcggcgggcggagTGCTCGGCATCATCCCTGAACATAGCCTGCTCGACTCCTGCACACGGCTCTCCATATCTCTTGAAGAAAGCGTCTTTAAA GTATCAGTGAGTTCGTCATCTCAATCATCGCGCAGCAACTCGAGTCCCCACATGACTCTCGAGGAGTTGCGAGCCATCAACAAGTACGCAGAGAGCACTAAAAGCCTCTCCTACCTACCCCAG GTGCACGAGCGGCAGCGGGCGCGCATGCGCACTCGCTCGGAGTGGTTCCTGCAGCCCGCCGCCTCGCTGGACGCGGCCCGCGCGCGCGCCGGTACGCAGTCCGCCCCGCCGGGCCCCGGCCCGGGCCTCGCCCCGGGCCCCGACCCGGGCCCCGCGCCTGCGTGTCGCCACGCGCCCTGCGGGGAGGCTCGCTCGGAGAGCACGGCTCTCTACGTGCTTGTCGCCTGCCtagaatttttgttttga
- the LOC118281702 gene encoding uncharacterized protein LOC118281702 isoform X3: MSNWARRMHRRAATLSNVVTSCGHPNSLPYPRRLEKVKFGVPLHEVCKDDIPGPLLVLILKLNKEAPLRRDVFRAPGHQGAMKKLIHFLQTGRLVNVDNYSVYTIASVLKKFLRKIPGGVFGRDGEMHLFTAVELPEEQQVDEIRRLLLSLPVCTQRLLVLLFGTFRVMASNADKAGTGMTSEALGVSVAPSFFHSCVSDGKTATMEDVQRFKAEVSVATRIMRQLIEQFSAGDLFGRDNYEYYARVTGRILRVKDEWICSFRDPPPPRHHRDQEAYARQLSLEAEKTWLQCECDRWGNKFNLEGLSKSEECQSMPALAGGGSAGAAGGVLGIIPEHSLLDSCTRLSISLEESVFKVSVSSSSQSSRSNSSPHMTLEELRAINKYAESTKSLSYLPQVHERQRARMRTRSEWFLQPAASLDAARARAGGGERRSSRRRSRRSRVSCRALTHSDTEIPLTLQPRQVTA; encoded by the exons ATGAGTAATTGGGCTAGAAGGATGCATCGGCGAGCTGCTACATTGAGCAATGTGGTTACGTCTTGCGGGCATCCCAACTCTCTGCCGTATCCGAGAAGACTAGAAAAAGTCAAGTTCGGTGTTCCGCTACATGAAGTCTGCAAGGATGATATCCCTGGACCCCTGCTT GTGCTGATATTGAAGCTAAATAAAGAAGCGCCGTTGCGACGGGACGTGTTCCGCGCACCAGGTCATCAGGGTGCCATGAAGAAGCTTATACATTTCCTCCAGACAGGCCGACTGGTCAATGTGGACAATTATTCTGTCTATACTATTGCCAGTGTGCTCAAGAAGTTCCTCAG GAAAATCCCGGGTGGTGTGTTTGGCCGAGATGGAGAGATGCATCTGTTTACAGCAGTGGAGCTACCAGAGGAACAGCAGGTTGATGAAATACGCAG ACTGCTCCTGTCCCTGCCGGTGTGCACGCAAAGACTGCTGGTGCTACTCTTCGGCACGTTTCGGGTGATGGCATCCAACGCTGATAAAGCAG GTACAGGTATGACATCCGAAGCCCTGGGCGTGTCAGTGGCCCCATCATTTTTCCACTCTTGCGTGTCGGACGGCAAAACAGCCACAATGGAGGACGTTCAGAGATTCAAG GCTGAAGTTAGC GTGGCGACAAGGATCATGCGTCAGTTGATCGAGCAGTTCAGCGCGGGCGACCTGTTCGGCCGGGATAACTACGAGTACTACGCCCGGGTGACCGGCCGCATCCTCCGGGTGAAGGACGAGTGGATATGCTCCTTCAGGGACCCGCCGCCGCCCCGGCATCACCGCGACCAAGAGGCTTATGCTA GACAATTGTCTTTGGAGGCTGAGAAAACATGGTTGCAATGCGAATGCGATCGTTGGGGCaacaaatttaatttagaaG GGTTGTCGAAGTCTGAGGAGTGCCAGTCGATGCCGGCGCTGGCGGGAGGCGGGAgtgcgggcgcggcgggcggagTGCTCGGCATCATCCCTGAACATAGCCTGCTCGACTCCTGCACACGGCTCTCCATATCTCTTGAAGAAAGCGTCTTTAAA GTATCAGTGAGTTCGTCATCTCAATCATCGCGCAGCAACTCGAGTCCCCACATGACTCTCGAGGAGTTGCGAGCCATCAACAAGTACGCAGAGAGCACTAAAAGCCTCTCCTACCTACCCCAG GTGCACGAGCGGCAGCGGGCGCGCATGCGCACTCGCTCGGAGTGGTTCCTGCAGCCCGCCGCCTCGCTGGACGCGGCCCGCGCGCGCGCCG GTGGCGGCGAGCGGCGCAGTTCGCGGCGGCGGTCTCGGCGCTCGCGCGTGTCGTGCCGCGCGCTCACACACTCCGACACTGAAATCCCGCTCACTCTCCAGCCTCGTCAAGTGACCGCCTGA
- the LOC118281702 gene encoding uncharacterized protein LOC118281702 isoform X2, translating to MSNWARRMHRRAATLSNVVTSCGHPNSLPYPRRLEKVKFGVPLHEVCKDDIPGPLLVLILKLNKEAPLRRDVFRAPGHQGAMKKLIHFLQTGRLVNVDNYSVYTIASVLKKFLRKIPGGVFGRDGEMHLFTAVELPEEQQVDEIRRLLLSLPVCTQRLLVLLFGTFRVMASNADKAGTGMTSEALGVSVAPSFFHSCVSDGKTATMEDVQRFKVATRIMRQLIEQFSAGDLFGRDNYEYYARVTGRILRVKDEWICSFRDPPPPRHHRDQEAYARQLSLEAEKTWLQCECDRWGNKFNLEVDCLAGLSKSEECQSMPALAGGGSAGAAGGVLGIIPEHSLLDSCTRLSISLEESVFKVSVSSSSQSSRSNSSPHMTLEELRAINKYAESTKSLSYLPQVHERQRARMRTRSEWFLQPAASLDAARARAGGGERRSSRRRSRRSRVSCRALTHSDTEIPLTLQPRQVTA from the exons ATGAGTAATTGGGCTAGAAGGATGCATCGGCGAGCTGCTACATTGAGCAATGTGGTTACGTCTTGCGGGCATCCCAACTCTCTGCCGTATCCGAGAAGACTAGAAAAAGTCAAGTTCGGTGTTCCGCTACATGAAGTCTGCAAGGATGATATCCCTGGACCCCTGCTT GTGCTGATATTGAAGCTAAATAAAGAAGCGCCGTTGCGACGGGACGTGTTCCGCGCACCAGGTCATCAGGGTGCCATGAAGAAGCTTATACATTTCCTCCAGACAGGCCGACTGGTCAATGTGGACAATTATTCTGTCTATACTATTGCCAGTGTGCTCAAGAAGTTCCTCAG GAAAATCCCGGGTGGTGTGTTTGGCCGAGATGGAGAGATGCATCTGTTTACAGCAGTGGAGCTACCAGAGGAACAGCAGGTTGATGAAATACGCAG ACTGCTCCTGTCCCTGCCGGTGTGCACGCAAAGACTGCTGGTGCTACTCTTCGGCACGTTTCGGGTGATGGCATCCAACGCTGATAAAGCAG GTACAGGTATGACATCCGAAGCCCTGGGCGTGTCAGTGGCCCCATCATTTTTCCACTCTTGCGTGTCGGACGGCAAAACAGCCACAATGGAGGACGTTCAGAGATTCAAG GTGGCGACAAGGATCATGCGTCAGTTGATCGAGCAGTTCAGCGCGGGCGACCTGTTCGGCCGGGATAACTACGAGTACTACGCCCGGGTGACCGGCCGCATCCTCCGGGTGAAGGACGAGTGGATATGCTCCTTCAGGGACCCGCCGCCGCCCCGGCATCACCGCGACCAAGAGGCTTATGCTA GACAATTGTCTTTGGAGGCTGAGAAAACATGGTTGCAATGCGAATGCGATCGTTGGGGCaacaaatttaatttagaaG TTGATTGCCTCGCAGGGTTGTCGAAGTCTGAGGAGTGCCAGTCGATGCCGGCGCTGGCGGGAGGCGGGAgtgcgggcgcggcgggcggagTGCTCGGCATCATCCCTGAACATAGCCTGCTCGACTCCTGCACACGGCTCTCCATATCTCTTGAAGAAAGCGTCTTTAAA GTATCAGTGAGTTCGTCATCTCAATCATCGCGCAGCAACTCGAGTCCCCACATGACTCTCGAGGAGTTGCGAGCCATCAACAAGTACGCAGAGAGCACTAAAAGCCTCTCCTACCTACCCCAG GTGCACGAGCGGCAGCGGGCGCGCATGCGCACTCGCTCGGAGTGGTTCCTGCAGCCCGCCGCCTCGCTGGACGCGGCCCGCGCGCGCGCCG GTGGCGGCGAGCGGCGCAGTTCGCGGCGGCGGTCTCGGCGCTCGCGCGTGTCGTGCCGCGCGCTCACACACTCCGACACTGAAATCCCGCTCACTCTCCAGCCTCGTCAAGTGACCGCCTGA
- the LOC118281702 gene encoding uncharacterized protein LOC118281702 isoform X4 yields MSNWARRMHRRAATLSNVVTSCGHPNSLPYPRRLEKVKFGVPLHEVCKDDIPGPLLVLILKLNKEAPLRRDVFRAPGHQGAMKKLIHFLQTGRLVNVDNYSVYTIASVLKKFLRKIPGGVFGRDGEMHLFTAVELPEEQQVDEIRRLLLSLPVCTQRLLVLLFGTFRVMASNADKAGTGMTSEALGVSVAPSFFHSCVSDGKTATMEDVQRFKVATRIMRQLIEQFSAGDLFGRDNYEYYARVTGRILRVKDEWICSFRDPPPPRHHRDQEAYARQLSLEAEKTWLQCECDRWGNKFNLEGLSKSEECQSMPALAGGGSAGAAGGVLGIIPEHSLLDSCTRLSISLEESVFKVSVSSSSQSSRSNSSPHMTLEELRAINKYAESTKSLSYLPQVHERQRARMRTRSEWFLQPAASLDAARARAGGGERRSSRRRSRRSRVSCRALTHSDTEIPLTLQPRQVTA; encoded by the exons ATGAGTAATTGGGCTAGAAGGATGCATCGGCGAGCTGCTACATTGAGCAATGTGGTTACGTCTTGCGGGCATCCCAACTCTCTGCCGTATCCGAGAAGACTAGAAAAAGTCAAGTTCGGTGTTCCGCTACATGAAGTCTGCAAGGATGATATCCCTGGACCCCTGCTT GTGCTGATATTGAAGCTAAATAAAGAAGCGCCGTTGCGACGGGACGTGTTCCGCGCACCAGGTCATCAGGGTGCCATGAAGAAGCTTATACATTTCCTCCAGACAGGCCGACTGGTCAATGTGGACAATTATTCTGTCTATACTATTGCCAGTGTGCTCAAGAAGTTCCTCAG GAAAATCCCGGGTGGTGTGTTTGGCCGAGATGGAGAGATGCATCTGTTTACAGCAGTGGAGCTACCAGAGGAACAGCAGGTTGATGAAATACGCAG ACTGCTCCTGTCCCTGCCGGTGTGCACGCAAAGACTGCTGGTGCTACTCTTCGGCACGTTTCGGGTGATGGCATCCAACGCTGATAAAGCAG GTACAGGTATGACATCCGAAGCCCTGGGCGTGTCAGTGGCCCCATCATTTTTCCACTCTTGCGTGTCGGACGGCAAAACAGCCACAATGGAGGACGTTCAGAGATTCAAG GTGGCGACAAGGATCATGCGTCAGTTGATCGAGCAGTTCAGCGCGGGCGACCTGTTCGGCCGGGATAACTACGAGTACTACGCCCGGGTGACCGGCCGCATCCTCCGGGTGAAGGACGAGTGGATATGCTCCTTCAGGGACCCGCCGCCGCCCCGGCATCACCGCGACCAAGAGGCTTATGCTA GACAATTGTCTTTGGAGGCTGAGAAAACATGGTTGCAATGCGAATGCGATCGTTGGGGCaacaaatttaatttagaaG GGTTGTCGAAGTCTGAGGAGTGCCAGTCGATGCCGGCGCTGGCGGGAGGCGGGAgtgcgggcgcggcgggcggagTGCTCGGCATCATCCCTGAACATAGCCTGCTCGACTCCTGCACACGGCTCTCCATATCTCTTGAAGAAAGCGTCTTTAAA GTATCAGTGAGTTCGTCATCTCAATCATCGCGCAGCAACTCGAGTCCCCACATGACTCTCGAGGAGTTGCGAGCCATCAACAAGTACGCAGAGAGCACTAAAAGCCTCTCCTACCTACCCCAG GTGCACGAGCGGCAGCGGGCGCGCATGCGCACTCGCTCGGAGTGGTTCCTGCAGCCCGCCGCCTCGCTGGACGCGGCCCGCGCGCGCGCCG GTGGCGGCGAGCGGCGCAGTTCGCGGCGGCGGTCTCGGCGCTCGCGCGTGTCGTGCCGCGCGCTCACACACTCCGACACTGAAATCCCGCTCACTCTCCAGCCTCGTCAAGTGACCGCCTGA
- the LOC118281702 gene encoding uncharacterized protein LOC118281702 isoform X7, producing the protein MSNWARRMHRRAATLSNVVTSCGHPNSLPYPRRLEKVKFGVPLHEVCKDDIPGPLLVLILKLNKEAPLRRDVFRAPGHQGAMKKLIHFLQTGRLVNVDNYSVYTIASVLKKFLRKIPGGVFGRDGEMHLFTAVELPEEQQVDEIRRLLLSLPVCTQRLLVLLFGTFRVMASNADKAGTGMTSEALGVSVAPSFFHSCVSDGKTATMEDVQRFKVATRIMRQLIEQFSAGDLFGRDNYEYYARVTGRILRVKDEWICSFRDPPPPRHHRDQEAYARQLSLEAEKTWLQCECDRWGNKFNLEGLSKSEECQSMPALAGGGSAGAAGGVLGIIPEHSLLDSCTRLSISLEESVFKVSVSSSSQSSRSNSSPHMTLEELRAINKYAESTKSLSYLPQVAASGAVRGGGLGARACRAARSHTPTLKSRSLSSLVK; encoded by the exons ATGAGTAATTGGGCTAGAAGGATGCATCGGCGAGCTGCTACATTGAGCAATGTGGTTACGTCTTGCGGGCATCCCAACTCTCTGCCGTATCCGAGAAGACTAGAAAAAGTCAAGTTCGGTGTTCCGCTACATGAAGTCTGCAAGGATGATATCCCTGGACCCCTGCTT GTGCTGATATTGAAGCTAAATAAAGAAGCGCCGTTGCGACGGGACGTGTTCCGCGCACCAGGTCATCAGGGTGCCATGAAGAAGCTTATACATTTCCTCCAGACAGGCCGACTGGTCAATGTGGACAATTATTCTGTCTATACTATTGCCAGTGTGCTCAAGAAGTTCCTCAG GAAAATCCCGGGTGGTGTGTTTGGCCGAGATGGAGAGATGCATCTGTTTACAGCAGTGGAGCTACCAGAGGAACAGCAGGTTGATGAAATACGCAG ACTGCTCCTGTCCCTGCCGGTGTGCACGCAAAGACTGCTGGTGCTACTCTTCGGCACGTTTCGGGTGATGGCATCCAACGCTGATAAAGCAG GTACAGGTATGACATCCGAAGCCCTGGGCGTGTCAGTGGCCCCATCATTTTTCCACTCTTGCGTGTCGGACGGCAAAACAGCCACAATGGAGGACGTTCAGAGATTCAAG GTGGCGACAAGGATCATGCGTCAGTTGATCGAGCAGTTCAGCGCGGGCGACCTGTTCGGCCGGGATAACTACGAGTACTACGCCCGGGTGACCGGCCGCATCCTCCGGGTGAAGGACGAGTGGATATGCTCCTTCAGGGACCCGCCGCCGCCCCGGCATCACCGCGACCAAGAGGCTTATGCTA GACAATTGTCTTTGGAGGCTGAGAAAACATGGTTGCAATGCGAATGCGATCGTTGGGGCaacaaatttaatttagaaG GGTTGTCGAAGTCTGAGGAGTGCCAGTCGATGCCGGCGCTGGCGGGAGGCGGGAgtgcgggcgcggcgggcggagTGCTCGGCATCATCCCTGAACATAGCCTGCTCGACTCCTGCACACGGCTCTCCATATCTCTTGAAGAAAGCGTCTTTAAA GTATCAGTGAGTTCGTCATCTCAATCATCGCGCAGCAACTCGAGTCCCCACATGACTCTCGAGGAGTTGCGAGCCATCAACAAGTACGCAGAGAGCACTAAAAGCCTCTCCTACCTACCCCAG GTGGCGGCGAGCGGCGCAGTTCGCGGCGGCGGTCTCGGCGCTCGCGCGTGTCGTGCCGCGCGCTCACACACTCCGACACTGAAATCCCGCTCACTCTCCAGCCTCGTCAAGTGA